The Zingiber officinale cultivar Zhangliang chromosome 2A, Zo_v1.1, whole genome shotgun sequence genomic sequence TGGGCGATATCACTGATCTCAGATTGTACGGCGATACTGGAGGAGGACAAGATTTGTATGTCAGGCTGGCGGCTTTTGAGCTTGAAGGTATATgaatcatattttgaaaaatgtttttcaaCAAATTAACAAACGTTTTAATGGTCATTATAAAAGTTGTGTGTCCCAACAGATGAGATTTCAAATCAGTCATCTGGAATGAGTCGCTTAGCTGTGATGATTGCGGTCCCTGCTTTGGCCATTTTTCTCCTAGTTGGCATTGCATTCTGTGTTTGCAGATGCAGGAAGAGAAGTAATATTGACACCGATCTCTACCTTATCATTGCTTCTTCAATGCCATAACAGATCTTGTTATTTGCTTGCAGACAACTGCGTTGTTgttaaagaaatagaagaagaggatCTGGACTTGCCTTTATTTGACTTGGACACCGTTTTAATTGCAACAAGCAATTTTGCAGCAGAGAACAAGCTGGGTCAAGGTGGATTTGGTCCTGTGTACAAGGTATGACCAAGTCTCTTTAAGAATGTAAACATAGAACACCAACAAAATTACAATGTGAAATATGGTGATATATATATTTTAGGGGAAATTGGTTGATGGACAAGAGATAGCTGTAAAAAGACTATCCAATACATCCACACAAGGCATCAATGAGTTCAAAAATGAAGTAGTGATAATCGCTAAGCTACAACATCAAAACCTTGTTCGCCTTCTTGGTTGTTGCATTCAAGGAGGGGAGAGGATGTTAATCTACGAGTTTATGCCCAACGGAAGTTTAGATGCATTCTTGTTCGGTTAGTTGTTCTTTCCTAATCACACAATATTGCCTTTTAACATTATCTTACCTAATCTCCTTCTGAAAGTTACCTTTTGTTGAAATTTAAATACAAAATGTTACCCCCTTgccatcttttcacttgaaaattgtaaaattctcaCCGATGTGCTTATAATTAGATGAAGCAAAGTGCATGCTATTGGATTGGCAAACGCGATACAATATCATAGTTGGAATTGCTCGAGGCCTTCTTTATCTCCATCACGATTCAAGACTCAAAATCATTCATAGGGATTTGAAGACTAGTAATATCCTTCTTGACCAATGCAACATTCCTAAAATATCAGATTTCGGCTTGGCAAGGATATTTAGAGGTGATGAAATGGAAATAAATACAAGAAGAGTAGTTGGAACATAGTAAGTATTACTTTATCTCGTAAGtagtttaaatttattataaaccaaatttaattttgtcaTGAATAATACAGCGGGTATATGTCTCCTGAATATGGAATGAATGGAATTTTCTCAATAAAGTCGGATGTATTTAGTTTCGGTGTGTTGATACTTGAGATCATAAGTGGAAAAAAGAACAGAGGAGCTTATCAATCCAACTACCTAAATCTTCTAGGACATGTAAGTTTGATATAATaccatttatatttgaaatttgtAATTATTAGTAACCACAACAATTGCAATTACAGATATGGAGCTTGTGGGAAGAAGGTAAAAGCTTGGAAATCGTTGATAAATCAATTGGTTCTTTCTTAGAAGTTGAGGTCACACGGTGTATAAAGATAGGTCTTTTATGTGTTCAAGAGCTACCACAAGATAGACCGACAATGTCATTGGTAGTTACAATGTTGAGTAGTGATAGCGCGATACCAGAACCTAAACAACCTGGTTTCATTGTTGCTTTAGACTCATCTAATTCTTCAATCAGAAAGCAATATCTGCTATCCATCAACAATGTATCCAACACAACATTAGAAGGTAGGTAAGGTATGAAAAGTGGAATGTTGTGGTAACAATTAAAATAGTTATTTTGTTAGAATTATCTGTGGAGTGTGATTTATTTATCTAACTAATCAGGACAATTGATTGTGCATGAAGAATTGTTCACGAAACTTGTCAGCTTGAATCCTGCAAGCACAGAGAAAATGATAATGTTGTATCATGTGGATCAGAATTTAGTAAGGATATCATTTGGTTGAATTGGGCAAAGGATGATAATGTTCTATTATCATGTGATAGTCATATTGTTATGCATGAAAGTATACTATTGGAAGAACATGAAAACTCTCTTATATTATCTTAATTTTTATTGTAacattctctgtttttttttccttctctatgCCTCTATTCCACAGCAGTATGATAATAATGTTATTATATTAACATTATCGCAGTCTCACATAAGCCATCTGGAATAGATATCAGCCAAACAAGTCAGATGCTCACTAAAAGGTTTTTTTTAGAAGACGTCATTCTAGTATTGGAaaatacaacaaaaaaaaaaggcataGAAATACAAATCAGAGCTCACAAACAGACGTCTCATAATGTCGTCAGCGACAACCATGATAGAAGGCGGTTGGTAGGTATTatagagaaaagaaagaaagataagAAAAAAAAGTTATTGTTAAGCTCATACCatattgacgatagaattcacacatattattaatgatagcatatggtATATAATCCGGTGATAAGGGTCCACCCCTCAGAGGGTCGTTgtcatggtggaggtcaaagtctaGACGGTCAACGCCTTGTATCGCTGGCCGGTCAGACAACTCACTTGCCCGACCGAGGTGAAGGATAGCCAGGCCGATATCAACCCGATGTTACCACAACTCGGTCGCATactgagcttccgacgctcagaaaATCATGTGCCGGTGAGGCATACGTCGAGCGGCCAGCTCGCTCGAACTTACATCAACCCTCGGAACGGGATCGCAGCCGAGTAGTCACACTCAGATATAGCTTGGCACAATAACGGAGCTCGGACAGTGGAATGTTAGCTGAGCGGCCACTCCACTCTGCCCAAGAGTCAGACTACCCAGATGGCTGAGGGTTGGctgagcggccatcccgctcgacccactaacagacaaaaggagggtCAGCCAATATCCTTATGGGAACTTGTGCCACCGACAGAcgacatggttggcggcatggtcagacagaggatctaCGACAGAGGCTTccattgtcatgtcagagatatgctcgggtcattgaggtatggtgtcagagatacTTTCCTGACTTGTCTTTTTAGAGAAAGCTTTGAAAAGCGTGTACGCCTCGAAAAGCTTGCACTCGCGCTCCCGtcagccctatataaggagtacCAAGCTTCAACGGAGGCATGCATAATTTTTACTGTAGCCACACTGTTACTCTGCTTCTGCACTTCATTGCTTCCAcactggtgactgacttgagcgtcggagggataTCGCTGGGGAACCCCTCCCTAGCTCAGCACTGACACTGCTGTGATTGCAGGTTCCTCCAGCTCGAAGTCCACCAacggtcaacaggagcgccacgtcccccaACATCCATCGCCTTGACTCTCAAATAGGATTATATTtaacgccgtctgtgggaacgcaaccTGCATCTGAGCCGAGAAAATGGAACACGCTAGACGACTTCACACCGTGACACTcacccaagaggagctcgacatgctcgtACAGGCTAGAGCCCAGAAGATAGTCGAGCAGCAATAGCAAAAGACGCTAGTCGACCGGCTGGCGCAGCAGGCAACATCGACATCGGGGGGCCGAGCGGCGCACGAGGACCGACCGGAACAACTCTCCATCTAGGGATAGAATAAAGGGTTGACCGGCACCTATAGGGAGGCACCACCCGCTCCGATACCATTCCACTGGACTCTGTTCCAAACGCCCTCATAAATCACACAGGCGAATCAAGAGCGGGGGTCCTTTTCAGATGAAGTGCCCGTTCGGGACGCTCGAAAAGGCAAGGCACCTCAAAGTGGCGCATCTCCTGAAC encodes the following:
- the LOC122040700 gene encoding G-type lectin S-receptor-like serine/threonine-protein kinase At4g27290; the protein is MWELELMVQRSVSCKLSTFLLHLLLAGFISPTIEAGNSLIPGQPLYDNGTTLISSRGRFELGFFSPASSSRRYIGIWYRNISQTPVWVANRLSPIDGRSGRLSLSGEGTLIVTAVNSSTINWSSSNVTGLTNPEATLFDDGNFAVREAGNDDPDSFAWQSFDFPTDTLLPGMKLGWNVTSGLNRQLTSWTSADDPWPGDYTLGIDLQGDPQLFIWSRLQQQPYWRGGPWNGLHFSGALGMVDPKLFNATFVVDPHQVVYSFNLLDPSPISVLVVYRWGSLRRLVWNGGSGDWSVVWSVPMDSCDTMSVCGVNAVCGVNALRMCSCLSGFLVNNVSSWNPSNSYGCSRMSPLDCGNGTDAFFKFSRSKLPDTSMSVVDRRSMSLDQCRESCMKNCSCKAYASSDISESESGCIMWMGDITDLRLYGDTGGGQDLYVRLAAFELEDEISNQSSGMSRLAVMIAVPALAIFLLVGIAFCVCRCRKRNNCVVVKEIEEEDLDLPLFDLDTVLIATSNFAAENKLGQGGFGPVYKGKLVDGQEIAVKRLSNTSTQGINEFKNEVVIIAKLQHQNLVRLLGCCIQGGERMLIYEFMPNGSLDAFLFDEAKCMLLDWQTRYNIIVGIARGLLYLHHDSRLKIIHRDLKTSNILLDQCNIPKISDFGLARIFRGDEMEINTRRVVGTYGYMSPEYGMNGIFSIKSDVFSFGVLILEIISGKKNRGAYQSNYLNLLGHIWSLWEEGKSLEIVDKSIGSFLEVEVTRCIKIGLLCVQELPQDRPTMSLVVTMLSSDSAIPEPKQPGFIVALDSSNSSIRKQYLLSINNVSNTTLEGR